A window of Synechococcus sp. MEDNS5 contains these coding sequences:
- a CDS encoding cation diffusion facilitator family transporter yields the protein MASDRRDEVKRVLMVALSINLSMTALKLVVGLVSGSLAVIADAMHSATDALSSLLALITNSLSDPKPDRDHPYGHDKYEGIGALAIAGFIFFTAIEILITAGQRILEGLPQLKIEGSELLLLLLVLVLNVFLARYERRKGRKLNSQLLLADANHTTSDIWTTVIVLVGLTGAWILKVNWLDLALAMPLAVILIRVCWHVLRDNLPWLVDHIAIAPEAIHEQAMGVPGVLNCHDIASRGVLGQRVFIDMHMVVDVDDLAAAHRITEQVEDRLETRFGPVRCTIHLEPRDYAEQQITFRGTHG from the coding sequence ATGGCCAGCGACCGCCGAGATGAGGTGAAGCGGGTGCTGATGGTGGCCTTATCCATCAACCTCAGCATGACCGCGCTGAAGCTTGTGGTGGGGTTGGTGAGCGGATCCCTGGCGGTGATCGCTGATGCCATGCACAGCGCCACGGATGCCCTTTCAAGCCTTCTGGCGCTGATCACCAACAGCCTCTCTGACCCGAAGCCCGACCGAGACCACCCTTACGGACACGATAAATACGAAGGCATCGGCGCCCTGGCGATCGCTGGTTTCATCTTCTTCACTGCGATCGAGATCCTGATCACCGCCGGGCAACGGATCCTGGAGGGCCTACCGCAGCTGAAGATCGAAGGCTCCGAGCTGCTGCTGCTGCTCCTGGTACTCGTTCTCAATGTGTTTCTGGCCCGTTACGAACGTCGCAAGGGACGAAAGCTCAACAGTCAGCTGCTTCTGGCCGATGCCAATCACACCACCAGCGACATCTGGACCACCGTGATCGTGCTAGTGGGACTGACAGGAGCCTGGATCCTCAAGGTGAACTGGCTGGATCTGGCCCTGGCCATGCCCCTGGCCGTGATTCTGATCCGTGTTTGCTGGCACGTTCTGCGGGACAACCTGCCCTGGCTAGTCGATCACATCGCCATTGCCCCCGAAGCAATCCACGAGCAAGCCATGGGAGTTCCAGGAGTTTTGAACTGCCACGACATCGCCAGCCGAGGGGTCCTGGGTCAGAGAGTTTTTATCGACATGCACATGGTGGTGGATGTTGATGACCTCGCCGCAGCCCATCGCATCACCGAGCAGGTCGAGGACCGACTGGAGACCCGCTTCGGACCGGTGCGCTGCACAATCCATCTTGAGCCGAGGGATTACGCGGAACAACAGATCACTTTTCGGGGAACCCACGGTTGA
- a CDS encoding YcjF family protein produces MQFPVQSIRNLAGSGWSLSPHLVRRLAVSAGVLTAGHWLLTDVAHIPGGGFGVVAAGAGFWWLTRPAKAPSFKEPESLKAWVQRCEQVLCQFAELETVLGLTDLRAPRAAELQQRLAFDDPLSLGVVATDGTPLPSTERLLGALAGVRNLDLCIGRPLPVVGTSWSWPEDLQQLDVLLHVLSLPLRAADLLWLEQLPVDRPVWLLLESESSTPEQIQALICQLPERWHSQLLPWEGTAATLRTVLQPVRRQLEDPQRVRESTRQRLLRDLHRQWQAELEGFRRERFRALLQRSQWIVAGVVAASPVPSVDLLAVAVGNGLMVKEMATIWNCTWSQDVLQAVVRQLGGAALAQGVVEWSGQALLGLAKLDGASWLAAGAVQALSAAYLTRVVGASMADWMALNAGVAKPDLEELKRQAPLLVARAAERERLDLPVFANQARDWIRARSDWNVT; encoded by the coding sequence GTGCAGTTTCCGGTTCAATCGATCCGCAACCTGGCCGGCTCCGGTTGGTCTCTCTCTCCTCACCTGGTGAGGCGGCTGGCTGTTTCCGCCGGTGTCCTCACTGCTGGGCACTGGCTGCTCACCGATGTGGCGCACATTCCTGGAGGAGGATTTGGCGTTGTTGCGGCTGGAGCCGGTTTCTGGTGGCTCACCCGGCCTGCGAAGGCTCCTTCCTTTAAGGAACCTGAATCGCTGAAGGCCTGGGTTCAGCGCTGCGAACAGGTGCTCTGCCAGTTCGCCGAACTTGAGACGGTTCTTGGGCTCACCGACCTGCGAGCTCCCCGAGCGGCCGAGCTGCAACAAAGGCTGGCTTTCGACGATCCGCTCAGCCTTGGGGTCGTGGCCACTGACGGCACACCGTTGCCGTCCACGGAGCGATTGCTAGGTGCGCTGGCGGGGGTTCGCAATCTCGACCTCTGCATCGGAAGGCCTCTTCCGGTTGTCGGCACGTCCTGGAGCTGGCCAGAAGATCTGCAGCAGCTCGATGTTCTTCTGCATGTGCTGTCCCTGCCACTGCGGGCGGCTGATCTGCTCTGGCTTGAGCAGCTGCCTGTTGATCGCCCTGTTTGGTTGCTGCTCGAGTCGGAGTCCTCCACTCCAGAGCAGATCCAGGCCTTGATCTGTCAGCTACCGGAGCGCTGGCATTCGCAGCTTCTCCCGTGGGAAGGAACCGCCGCGACTCTGCGGACGGTGCTTCAACCCGTGCGTCGTCAGCTTGAGGATCCGCAACGGGTTCGGGAGAGCACACGCCAACGGCTGTTGCGCGACCTGCATCGCCAGTGGCAGGCCGAACTGGAAGGGTTTCGCAGAGAACGGTTCCGTGCTCTGCTTCAGCGCAGCCAGTGGATTGTGGCCGGTGTGGTGGCTGCGTCACCGGTGCCCAGTGTCGATCTGTTGGCCGTCGCGGTCGGCAACGGCCTGATGGTCAAGGAGATGGCCACGATCTGGAATTGCACTTGGAGTCAGGACGTCTTGCAGGCTGTGGTTCGTCAGCTCGGAGGTGCCGCGCTCGCCCAGGGCGTTGTGGAGTGGAGCGGGCAGGCTCTGCTTGGTCTTGCCAAGCTCGATGGAGCGAGCTGGCTAGCAGCTGGCGCTGTGCAAGCGTTGAGTGCTGCCTACCTCACCCGCGTCGTGGGAGCGTCGATGGCGGATTGGATGGCTCTCAATGCAGGTGTTGCGAAGCCTGACCTCGAGGAACTCAAACGTCAGGCGCCGTTGCTGGTAGCCCGTGCGGCAGAGCGAGAACGGCTTGATCTCCCCGTTTTCGCAAACCAGGCACGCGACTGGATCCGAGCGAGGAGCGACTGGAACGTGACCTGA
- the psbA gene encoding photosystem II q(b) protein: protein MATAIRSGRTGSWESFCQWVTDTNNRIYVGWFGVLMIPCLLAATTCFIVAFIAAPAVDIDGIREPVAGSLIYGNNIISGAVVPSSNAIGLHFYPIWEAASLDEWLYNGGPYQLVVFHFLIGISAYMGRQWELSYRLGMRPWICVAYSAPLSAAFAVFLVYPFGQGSFSDGMPLGISGTFNFMLVFQAEHNILMHPFHMMGVAGVFGGSLFSAMHGSLVTSSLVRETTESESQNYGYKFGQEEETYNIVAAHGYFGRLIFQYASFNNSRSLHFFLAAWPVVGIWFTSMGISTMAFNLNGFNFNQSVLDAQGRVLNTWADVLNRANLGMEVMHERNAHNFPLDLAATESTPVALQAPAIG from the coding sequence ATGGCTACCGCAATTCGCAGCGGTCGCACCGGCAGCTGGGAAAGCTTCTGTCAGTGGGTCACCGACACCAATAACCGCATTTATGTGGGTTGGTTCGGTGTGCTGATGATTCCCTGTCTGCTGGCTGCCACCACCTGCTTCATTGTTGCTTTCATCGCAGCGCCCGCCGTCGACATCGACGGCATCCGTGAGCCCGTCGCCGGCTCCCTGATCTACGGCAACAACATCATCTCCGGTGCTGTTGTGCCTTCCTCGAACGCCATCGGCCTTCACTTCTATCCCATCTGGGAAGCTGCCTCCCTCGACGAGTGGCTGTACAACGGCGGTCCTTACCAGCTGGTTGTTTTCCACTTCCTGATCGGCATCTCCGCCTACATGGGGCGTCAGTGGGAACTCTCCTACCGCCTCGGCATGCGCCCCTGGATCTGCGTGGCCTACAGCGCTCCGCTGTCGGCTGCTTTCGCCGTGTTCCTGGTGTACCCCTTCGGTCAGGGTTCCTTCTCTGACGGCATGCCCCTGGGCATCTCCGGCACCTTCAACTTCATGCTGGTGTTCCAGGCAGAGCACAACATCCTGATGCACCCCTTCCACATGATGGGCGTCGCAGGTGTGTTCGGTGGCTCCCTGTTCTCCGCCATGCACGGCTCCCTGGTGACCTCCTCCCTGGTGCGTGAAACCACCGAGAGCGAGTCCCAGAACTACGGCTACAAGTTTGGCCAAGAGGAAGAGACCTACAACATCGTGGCTGCCCACGGTTACTTCGGTCGCCTGATCTTCCAATACGCCTCCTTCAACAACAGCCGCAGCCTTCACTTCTTCCTGGCTGCCTGGCCCGTGGTCGGCATCTGGTTCACATCCATGGGCATCAGCACCATGGCGTTCAACCTGAACGGTTTCAACTTCAACCAGTCGGTTCTGGATGCTCAGGGCCGTGTCCTGAACACCTGGGCTGATGTGCTGAACCGCGCCAACCTCGGCATGGAAGTGATGCACGAGCGCAACGCTCACAACTTCCCCCTCGATCTGGCTGCGACTGAGTCCACTCCTGTGGCTCTGCAAGCACCCGCCATCGGCTGA
- the gap gene encoding type I glyceraldehyde-3-phosphate dehydrogenase produces MAIRIGINGFGRIGRLAFRQAMTCPDVKVVGINDLIEVDYLAYLLRYDSTHRQFQGDIRVENGALVVNGQSIRITAERDPSHLRWNEVGADYVLESTGFFLTSELAKAHLEAGAHRVVMSAPSKDDTPMFVMGVNHTNYAGQAIVSNASCTTNCLAPLAKVVHDNFEIVSGLMTTVHATTATQKPVDSPSLKDWRGGRGAGQSIIPSSTGAAKAVGRVIPELNGKLTGMAFRVPTPDVSVVDLTVNLGQPTSYENLKQTIKQASENGLSGILGYTEDPIVSNDLLGESCTSVFDAGAGMALNDHFMKLVAWYDNEWAYSCKCIDLIRHMAADQS; encoded by the coding sequence ATGGCCATCCGCATCGGCATCAATGGATTTGGCCGCATTGGCCGGCTCGCCTTTCGTCAGGCCATGACCTGCCCGGATGTGAAGGTTGTGGGAATCAATGATCTGATCGAGGTCGATTACCTGGCCTACCTGCTGCGCTACGACTCCACCCATCGCCAGTTTCAGGGCGACATCCGCGTGGAGAACGGGGCGCTTGTTGTGAATGGCCAATCCATCCGGATCACCGCTGAACGGGATCCCAGCCATCTGCGCTGGAACGAGGTCGGCGCAGATTACGTGCTCGAGAGCACAGGATTCTTCCTCACCAGCGAGCTTGCGAAAGCCCATCTCGAGGCCGGCGCCCATCGTGTGGTGATGAGTGCTCCATCCAAGGACGACACCCCGATGTTCGTGATGGGTGTGAATCACACCAACTACGCCGGCCAAGCAATCGTGTCCAACGCCAGCTGCACCACCAACTGCCTGGCTCCTCTGGCCAAGGTGGTGCACGACAACTTCGAAATCGTCAGTGGTCTGATGACCACAGTGCATGCCACCACGGCGACACAGAAACCGGTGGACAGTCCCTCGCTCAAGGATTGGCGAGGCGGGCGCGGTGCTGGGCAGAGCATCATCCCAAGCTCCACGGGAGCAGCGAAAGCTGTGGGCCGAGTCATTCCTGAACTGAACGGCAAGCTCACAGGCATGGCGTTCCGAGTCCCCACTCCAGACGTTTCCGTTGTGGATCTCACGGTGAATCTGGGCCAGCCAACAAGCTATGAAAACCTCAAACAAACCATCAAACAGGCCTCAGAAAACGGTCTTTCTGGAATCCTTGGATACACGGAAGACCCGATCGTTTCCAACGATTTACTGGGGGAAAGCTGCACCTCGGTGTTTGATGCCGGGGCGGGAATGGCTCTCAATGACCACTTCATGAAACTGGTGGCCTGGTACGACAACGAATGGGCCTACAGCTGCAAATGCATTGATCTCATCAGGCACATGGCTGCAGATCAGTCCTGA
- a CDS encoding metallophosphoesterase produces the protein MKQPGRRQVLRLMAGATVSGTALEILLRHAASQPLDSEQNRSQTQAEPLRIGLISDLNRSYGSTSYGATVARGVNLLLQQKPDLVICAGDMVAGQKTSLTDRQLAAMWEGFETSVRGPLQAAGIPLLPAMGNHDASSQRSQGRWIYARERQQASRFWNRHRDALTPGLTEAKNVPFQYAWRRPGLFIVVMDASSASVSRAQRQWLSRTLKSSQRQKNDLCLVVGHLPLTAFSQGRARAGECIHDAASLADELRQAQVDLLISGHHHAWYPAEALGLRLLSLGAMGSGPRRLIGSDRISPPSLTLIDWSETDQTTKETTLNLNDLTPMQTAMLPERILVPGFAEARRRSSQWTRRLF, from the coding sequence ATGAAACAGCCCGGACGGCGACAAGTTCTGCGTCTCATGGCCGGCGCCACCGTGTCGGGCACGGCCCTGGAGATTCTGCTGAGGCACGCGGCGTCGCAACCACTGGATTCAGAACAGAACAGGTCCCAAACCCAGGCCGAGCCTCTAAGGATTGGGCTGATCAGTGATCTGAACAGGTCGTACGGCAGCACCAGCTACGGCGCGACCGTTGCACGGGGCGTGAATCTTCTGTTGCAGCAGAAGCCCGATCTCGTGATTTGCGCCGGCGATATGGTCGCGGGCCAGAAGACGTCGCTCACTGACCGCCAGCTTGCAGCGATGTGGGAGGGCTTTGAGACCTCCGTGCGAGGGCCACTGCAGGCAGCCGGCATACCACTTCTGCCGGCGATGGGGAATCACGACGCCTCAAGCCAGCGATCTCAGGGCCGCTGGATCTATGCACGGGAGCGGCAGCAGGCCTCACGGTTCTGGAACAGACATCGGGACGCGCTGACACCGGGGCTGACGGAAGCGAAGAACGTTCCGTTCCAGTACGCCTGGCGACGCCCCGGACTGTTCATCGTGGTGATGGATGCCTCATCCGCAAGCGTGAGCAGAGCTCAGCGGCAATGGCTCTCCCGCACGTTGAAGTCATCACAGCGTCAGAAAAATGACCTTTGCCTTGTTGTGGGCCACCTCCCCTTGACGGCCTTCAGCCAGGGCCGGGCACGCGCTGGCGAATGCATTCACGACGCCGCATCACTGGCTGACGAACTGCGCCAGGCCCAGGTGGATCTTCTGATCTCAGGTCATCACCATGCCTGGTATCCCGCCGAGGCACTGGGCCTACGACTGCTGAGCCTCGGTGCGATGGGCAGTGGACCCAGGCGATTGATCGGAAGCGACCGCATCTCACCTCCATCCCTGACGTTGATCGATTGGTCGGAGACCGATCAAACCACCAAGGAAACGACCCTGAACCTCAACGACCTCACTCCGATGCAGACCGCGATGCTTCCCGAGAGAATTTTGGTGCCCGGTTTCGCAGAAGCGCGGCGGCGCAGCTCGCAATGGACGCGTCGCCTGTTCTGA
- the psbA gene encoding photosystem II q(b) protein, whose translation MTTTIQQRSGANGWQSFCEWVTSTNNRLYVGWFGVLMIPTLLAATTCFIVAFIAAPPVDIDGIREPVAGSLIYGNNIISGAVVPSSNAIGLHFYPIWEAASLDEWLYNGGPYQLVVFHFLIGIFCYMGREWELSYRLGMRPWICVAYSAPVAAASAVFLVYPFGQGSFSDGMPLGISGTFNFMLVFQAEHNILMHPFHMMGVAGVFGGSLFSAMHGSLVTSSLVRETTESESQNYGYKFGQEEETYNIVAAHGYFGRLIFQYASFNNSRSLHFFLAAWPVVGIWFTALGVSTMAFNLNGFNFNQSILDGQGRVLNTWADVLNRANLGMEVMHERNAHNFPLDLAAAESTPVALQAPAIG comes from the coding sequence ATGACCACCACCATTCAGCAGCGCTCCGGCGCCAATGGCTGGCAGTCCTTCTGCGAGTGGGTCACCTCCACCAACAACCGCCTGTATGTGGGCTGGTTCGGTGTGCTGATGATCCCCACCCTGCTGGCTGCCACCACCTGCTTCATCGTTGCTTTCATCGCAGCGCCCCCCGTCGACATCGACGGCATCCGTGAGCCCGTCGCCGGCTCCCTGATCTATGGCAACAACATCATCTCCGGTGCTGTTGTGCCTTCCTCGAACGCCATCGGCCTTCACTTCTATCCCATCTGGGAAGCTGCCTCCCTCGACGAGTGGCTGTACAACGGCGGTCCTTACCAGCTGGTTGTCTTCCACTTCCTGATCGGCATCTTCTGCTACATGGGCCGCGAGTGGGAACTTTCCTACCGCCTCGGCATGCGCCCCTGGATCTGCGTTGCTTACAGCGCACCTGTGGCTGCTGCCTCCGCCGTGTTCCTGGTGTACCCCTTCGGTCAGGGTTCCTTCTCTGACGGCATGCCCCTGGGCATCTCCGGCACCTTCAACTTCATGCTGGTGTTCCAGGCAGAGCACAACATCCTGATGCACCCCTTCCACATGATGGGCGTCGCAGGTGTGTTCGGTGGCTCCCTGTTCTCCGCCATGCACGGCTCCCTGGTGACCTCCTCCCTGGTGCGTGAAACCACCGAGAGCGAGTCCCAGAACTACGGCTACAAGTTTGGTCAAGAGGAAGAGACCTACAACATCGTGGCTGCCCACGGTTACTTCGGTCGCCTGATCTTCCAATACGCCTCCTTCAACAACAGCCGCAGCCTTCACTTCTTCCTGGCTGCCTGGCCTGTGGTCGGCATCTGGTTCACTGCCCTGGGCGTCAGCACCATGGCTTTCAACCTGAACGGTTTCAACTTCAACCAGTCCATCCTTGATGGTCAGGGCCGCGTCCTGAACACCTGGGCTGATGTGCTGAACCGCGCCAACCTCGGCATGGAAGTGATGCACGAGCGCAACGCTCACAACTTCCCCCTCGACCTGGCAGCTGCTGAGTCCACTCCTGTGGCTCTGCAAGCACCCGCCATCGGCTGA
- a CDS encoding HIT family protein — MEIWRSEHWLLRHHPHPSPLAGWCLLDARRHCGGPLDFSAAEAEEWGLMVQRASLLVKQTSCCERVYAIAFGEGARHLHLHLIPRCSGIPETEAWAVADLYRDVQGKRLSAAAESEVDAWIQTARHWAPSLMASAV; from the coding sequence ATGGAGATCTGGAGAAGTGAGCATTGGTTGCTGCGTCACCACCCACATCCCAGTCCTCTCGCAGGTTGGTGTTTGCTCGATGCCCGTCGCCACTGCGGAGGACCGCTTGATTTCAGTGCTGCGGAAGCGGAGGAATGGGGCCTCATGGTGCAACGGGCCTCGCTCCTGGTGAAGCAGACCAGCTGTTGCGAGCGCGTGTATGCCATTGCCTTCGGGGAGGGAGCGCGCCACCTCCATCTGCATCTCATCCCTCGTTGCAGTGGCATCCCCGAGACGGAAGCGTGGGCCGTTGCAGACCTCTACCGCGATGTGCAGGGCAAGCGCCTCTCAGCGGCAGCTGAATCCGAGGTCGATGCCTGGATTCAGACGGCACGCCATTGGGCCCCCAGCCTGATGGCCTCAGCTGTGTAG
- the katG gene encoding catalase/peroxidase HPI, translating to MSDLKCPFSGHTGAVTPAGNTSNGDWWPNQINLGVLHQHHPASNPLGDEFDYPSAFAALDYSALKADLQALMTDSQDWWPADWGHYGALFIRLAWHSAGTYRTGDGRGGAGHGNQRFAPLNSWPDNTNLDKARRLLWPIKRKYGNAISWADLIILSGNVALESMGFRTFGFAGGRVDIWQPEEDVFWGKETGWLKDERRNDKGELDQPLAAVEMGLIYVNPEGPHGEPDPVASGRDVRETFARMGMTVEETVALVAGGHTFGKCHGAAPDSNLEAEPEGAALHEQGLGWRNTYESGKGEHTITSGIEGAWKPNPTRWDQGYFQMMFTYEWELTKSPAGAWQWTAKDVKPEHMIPDAHVAGKSSAPIMTTADLSMRHDAIMEPVARRFHLDQEAFADAFARAWFKLTHRDLGPRALYLGPDVPEEVQIWQDPVPPVTHPLIDDADVSNLKQQILASGQSVSALVAAAWGSASTFRGSDRRGGANGGRIRLLPQRTWEVNDPQQLNGVLAALETIQAQFNSSSSGGKAVSIADLIVLGGCAAVEKAAADGGHTVMVPFRPGRSDAGPEQTDTASFNVLKPLADGFRNWQRSGLPLRAEELLIDKAQLLTLSAPEMTVLLAGLRVMGANTAGNRQGAFTQNIGVLSNDFCVNLLDMTTHWTPTSEAQDAYIGRDKATGAERWSASRADLVFGSNSQLRAIAEVYAQNDGGSRFVADFVKAWVKVMELDRFDLHS from the coding sequence ATGTCTGATCTGAAATGCCCCTTCAGTGGCCACACCGGTGCGGTCACACCAGCCGGCAACACAAGCAACGGCGATTGGTGGCCCAATCAGATCAACCTCGGGGTCCTGCACCAGCATCACCCGGCCTCCAATCCCCTCGGTGACGAATTCGATTACCCGTCGGCATTCGCCGCACTGGATTACAGCGCCCTGAAGGCAGACCTTCAGGCTCTGATGACCGATTCTCAAGACTGGTGGCCCGCCGACTGGGGCCACTACGGAGCACTGTTCATCCGTCTGGCCTGGCACAGCGCCGGCACCTATCGCACGGGCGATGGTCGTGGCGGTGCCGGCCACGGCAATCAACGCTTTGCCCCCCTCAACAGCTGGCCTGACAACACCAACCTCGACAAAGCCCGGCGGCTGCTGTGGCCGATCAAGCGCAAGTACGGCAATGCCATCTCCTGGGCTGATCTGATCATCCTTTCGGGCAATGTGGCCCTGGAATCCATGGGCTTCCGCACCTTCGGCTTCGCCGGCGGCCGGGTGGATATCTGGCAGCCGGAAGAGGATGTGTTCTGGGGAAAGGAAACCGGCTGGCTCAAGGATGAGCGCCGCAACGACAAAGGTGAGCTTGACCAGCCTCTGGCCGCTGTGGAGATGGGGCTCATCTACGTGAATCCCGAAGGTCCACATGGTGAACCGGATCCCGTGGCATCAGGACGCGACGTGCGTGAGACCTTTGCGCGCATGGGCATGACCGTGGAAGAAACCGTGGCTCTTGTGGCCGGGGGGCACACCTTCGGCAAGTGCCACGGAGCCGCTCCGGACAGCAACCTTGAAGCCGAACCGGAAGGTGCTGCTCTCCATGAGCAGGGCCTTGGATGGCGAAACACCTACGAATCGGGCAAAGGCGAGCACACCATCACCAGTGGCATCGAAGGCGCCTGGAAACCGAACCCCACTCGCTGGGATCAGGGCTACTTCCAGATGATGTTTACCTACGAGTGGGAGCTCACCAAAAGTCCAGCAGGCGCCTGGCAGTGGACGGCCAAGGATGTGAAGCCCGAGCACATGATTCCCGATGCCCATGTGGCCGGGAAGTCATCAGCGCCGATCATGACCACCGCTGATCTATCCATGAGGCACGACGCCATCATGGAACCGGTGGCCCGGCGCTTCCATCTCGACCAGGAAGCCTTCGCGGATGCTTTTGCCCGGGCCTGGTTCAAACTCACCCATCGCGATTTAGGGCCCCGCGCGCTCTACCTCGGTCCAGACGTTCCCGAGGAGGTGCAGATCTGGCAGGACCCTGTTCCGCCCGTCACCCATCCCCTGATCGACGACGCTGACGTCAGCAACCTCAAGCAGCAAATCCTGGCCAGTGGCCAGAGCGTGTCCGCCCTCGTGGCAGCGGCCTGGGGCTCAGCATCCACGTTCCGTGGCTCCGATCGCCGAGGCGGCGCCAATGGCGGACGCATCCGGCTCCTGCCCCAACGCACGTGGGAGGTGAACGACCCCCAACAACTCAATGGTGTTCTTGCGGCCTTGGAAACAATTCAGGCCCAGTTCAACAGCAGCTCCTCCGGTGGCAAAGCGGTGTCGATCGCTGATCTGATCGTGCTGGGCGGGTGTGCAGCAGTGGAGAAGGCAGCCGCCGATGGCGGACACACCGTGATGGTGCCCTTCCGGCCCGGCCGCAGCGATGCGGGCCCGGAACAAACCGACACGGCGTCGTTCAATGTTCTCAAGCCCTTGGCAGACGGGTTCCGCAACTGGCAGCGCAGCGGCCTTCCCCTTCGAGCCGAGGAGTTGCTCATTGACAAAGCCCAGCTGCTCACGCTCAGCGCCCCTGAAATGACCGTGCTGCTTGCGGGTCTGCGTGTGATGGGAGCCAACACTGCCGGCAACCGTCAAGGCGCGTTCACTCAAAACATCGGCGTGCTCAGCAACGACTTCTGCGTGAACCTGCTGGACATGACGACCCACTGGACGCCAACCAGCGAGGCGCAGGATGCCTACATCGGTCGCGACAAAGCAACTGGTGCCGAGCGCTGGAGCGCCAGCCGTGCCGATCTGGTGTTTGGATCCAACAGCCAGCTTCGCGCCATCGCTGAGGTGTACGCCCAGAACGACGGCGGCAGCCGCTTTGTGGCCGACTTCGTGAAAGCCTGGGTGAAGGTGATGGAGCTCGACCGATTCGACCTACACAGCTGA
- a CDS encoding DUF1993 family protein, giving the protein MSTDLHTLAIRQLRRVLTNLQMILRLAAKDLEARGIDESVLLASRLYPDMFDLQQQVQAATDIARRGAARLIGEEPSSLPDNAPSFEGLIARIDTTLSQLEAFPAEAFIGKEQTTVTMPIPKSFGGGKLTFNALEFLTDFLLPNVYFHTTTAYAILRHNGVNIGKRDFLGMQLSSS; this is encoded by the coding sequence ATGAGCACCGATCTGCACACCCTGGCCATCCGGCAGCTCAGACGAGTCCTCACCAATCTTCAGATGATCCTGCGCCTGGCAGCCAAGGATCTTGAAGCAAGGGGAATCGATGAATCTGTATTGCTCGCTAGCCGGCTGTATCCCGACATGTTCGACCTTCAGCAACAGGTGCAGGCTGCCACCGACATCGCCCGGCGAGGAGCAGCACGGCTCATTGGCGAGGAGCCGTCATCCCTTCCCGACAATGCCCCCAGTTTTGAGGGGCTGATCGCCCGCATCGACACCACCCTCTCCCAACTGGAGGCATTCCCTGCAGAAGCGTTCATCGGCAAAGAACAAACCACCGTGACCATGCCGATCCCCAAGAGCTTCGGTGGCGGCAAACTCACCTTCAACGCCCTCGAGTTCCTCACCGACTTCCTCCTGCCCAACGTGTATTTCCACACCACGACGGCCTACGCCATCCTTCGGCATAACGGCGTCAACATCGGCAAGCGTGATTTTCTGGGAATGCAATTAAGCAGCTCCTGA
- a CDS encoding PfkB family carbohydrate kinase: MALSDLPDLSALNLSALNLAVIGHQEWVTFLEVDCLPQPGRISRACRSLEEPAGAGAVVAVQLARLTGRRVLFFTALGSDAIGQRSEQRLRELGVEPVIAWRDIPSRRGISLMDPGGDRAITVIGDRLTPCAQDALGWERLADCDGVFVSATDAAGLRLARQARVLTATPRLRLPVLQEASVPLDALIGSGLDPSEQLPEGSPDPAPMLRIATEGADGGLLIPGGRYAPEPLPGPMVESYGCGDSFAAGVTAGLAAGWEVADAVRLGARCGAACATRFGPYG, encoded by the coding sequence GTGGCTTTGAGCGACCTGCCAGACCTCTCCGCGTTGAACCTCTCCGCGCTGAACCTGGCTGTGATCGGTCATCAGGAATGGGTCACCTTTCTGGAGGTGGATTGCCTGCCCCAGCCAGGCCGCATCAGCCGTGCCTGCCGATCCCTCGAGGAACCGGCCGGCGCGGGAGCCGTTGTTGCTGTTCAGCTGGCGCGTCTCACTGGGCGCCGGGTGCTGTTTTTTACCGCTCTCGGCTCCGATGCCATCGGTCAACGCAGTGAACAACGCCTCAGGGAGCTGGGGGTAGAGCCTGTGATCGCCTGGCGCGACATCCCGAGCCGGCGTGGCATCAGCCTGATGGATCCAGGCGGCGACCGGGCGATCACCGTGATCGGTGATCGACTCACCCCCTGCGCGCAGGATGCCCTCGGCTGGGAACGACTCGCGGACTGCGATGGCGTGTTCGTATCAGCGACCGATGCCGCTGGCCTGCGCCTTGCCCGACAAGCCAGGGTGCTGACAGCCACGCCAAGACTGCGTCTGCCGGTGCTTCAGGAGGCATCGGTTCCACTGGATGCCTTGATCGGCAGTGGCCTTGATCCCAGCGAACAGCTGCCCGAGGGGAGCCCTGATCCCGCCCCCATGCTGCGAATCGCCACGGAAGGTGCCGATGGTGGCCTCCTGATTCCTGGAGGTCGCTACGCACCGGAACCTCTTCCTGGCCCCATGGTCGAGTCCTATGGCTGCGGCGACAGTTTTGCTGCAGGGGTAACTGCTGGCCTGGCCGCGGGATGGGAGGTTGCTGATGCGGTGCGACTCGGTGCGCGCTGTGGTGCTGCCTGCGCCACGCGTTTCGGTCCCTATGGCTAG
- a CDS encoding high light inducible protein, producing MERNSAQDSWFQGSAARAIHEEQLARVERFNGRAAMLGFVIGVITEGLTGQGILHQIGLGPLVDGYAACSAQYLPFCF from the coding sequence ATGGAACGCAATTCCGCACAAGACAGCTGGTTCCAAGGCTCGGCAGCCCGAGCCATTCATGAAGAGCAGCTGGCACGGGTCGAGCGCTTCAACGGCCGCGCCGCCATGCTCGGGTTTGTGATCGGCGTGATTACCGAAGGGTTGACCGGTCAAGGGATCCTGCATCAGATCGGCCTGGGCCCTCTGGTTGATGGCTATGCCGCTTGCAGCGCCCAATACTTACCCTTCTGCTTCTGA